One genomic region from Roseinatronobacter sp. S2 encodes:
- a CDS encoding TRAP transporter large permease, with protein MDPSTIALIGFAAMFILIALHVPIGVAMAVVGIAGFASMTGWNAALMLLATEPASTMANLDLAVIPLFMLMGSLAAAGGLARDIFSTAEALVGHRPGGLAATTIVASAGFGAVCGSAVATTATFGRVALPEMLSRGYSGGNAAGAVAAGGTLGIIVPPSSIMILYAVLTEGSVLKMFTAALFPALLSVVLYLCAIWVVARRSPASMPGTQKLPVSERIKAIGQSWGAILLAVIVLGGIYSGIFTVNEAAAIGVVFAFLFALGRGKLNRGTFVQVLSDASVATVMIYVMVFGAMIFSYFISLSGASERIIGGLDALGLPPLGVIFLLIVMYIVLGAFFDEVAAVVITLPFVLPIVLALGYDPIWWGILNVAVIGVGMLTPPIGINVMLLNAMRSDISLYAIYQGVFAFVLADCARILILVLFPQVTLWLPSVL; from the coding sequence ATGGACCCGTCGACAATTGCCCTGATCGGGTTTGCGGCCATGTTTATACTTATAGCGCTGCATGTGCCCATCGGGGTTGCCATGGCCGTGGTCGGAATCGCCGGGTTTGCGTCAATGACGGGCTGGAACGCTGCGCTGATGTTGCTGGCCACTGAACCCGCATCAACCATGGCCAATCTGGATCTGGCTGTGATTCCGCTGTTTATGTTGATGGGAAGCCTTGCTGCTGCCGGGGGTCTGGCGCGCGACATATTTTCCACGGCCGAAGCGCTGGTTGGTCATCGCCCCGGGGGCCTTGCAGCAACGACCATTGTTGCCAGCGCGGGCTTTGGGGCGGTTTGCGGGTCTGCTGTGGCAACGACGGCAACTTTTGGCAGGGTGGCCCTGCCCGAAATGCTGTCGCGTGGATATTCCGGCGGCAACGCGGCTGGCGCAGTTGCGGCGGGCGGGACATTGGGTATCATTGTGCCGCCGTCCAGCATCATGATACTTTATGCTGTCCTGACCGAAGGGTCTGTCCTCAAGATGTTCACGGCGGCGCTGTTCCCGGCGCTGCTGTCTGTTGTCCTGTATCTTTGCGCGATCTGGGTTGTCGCGCGCCGCAGCCCCGCATCGATGCCCGGAACACAGAAGCTTCCGGTGTCAGAGCGGATCAAGGCAATAGGGCAGTCATGGGGCGCGATCTTGCTTGCGGTTATTGTGCTTGGCGGGATCTATTCAGGTATCTTCACGGTGAACGAAGCCGCCGCCATCGGTGTGGTTTTTGCCTTTCTGTTTGCATTGGGACGCGGCAAGCTGAACCGCGGAACATTCGTTCAGGTGCTGTCGGATGCAAGTGTTGCGACAGTGATGATTTATGTCATGGTTTTCGGTGCGATGATCTTTTCGTATTTCATCAGCCTGAGCGGGGCCAGCGAAAGGATTATCGGCGGGCTTGATGCGCTTGGGCTGCCACCGCTTGGTGTGATCTTTCTGCTGATTGTGATGTATATCGTCCTTGGCGCCTTTTTTGATGAGGTTGCAGCGGTCGTGATTACGCTGCCGTTTGTTCTGCCGATCGTTCTGGCGTTGGGCTATGATCCGATCTGGTGGGGCATTCTGAACGTTGCAGTTATTGGTGTTGGAATGCTGACCCCGCCAATCGGGATCAATGTGATGTTGCTGAATGCCATGCGGTCGGACATCTCGCTTTACGCGATTTAT
- a CDS encoding TRAP transporter small permease, protein MTQWLALIGFAGLLLLALMVSLDALMRFAFSAPIHGVNDVSSVVMAVVIASCIPANLAQRSNISVEVLGALVGPRTHQFLTLFAGIVVFVFIALMAWQFIPYSLRMHQSGRVTWVLAWQVWPWWSAATIFLIFAAFVQALNVINDMVGLNAVFRNGKRGNAPAKGNTVAKQTDKGAE, encoded by the coding sequence ATGACGCAATGGCTTGCGCTGATCGGGTTTGCAGGGCTGCTTCTGCTGGCGCTTATGGTAAGTTTGGATGCGCTGATGCGGTTTGCGTTTTCGGCACCCATCCACGGCGTGAACGATGTCAGCTCTGTCGTGATGGCGGTGGTGATCGCAAGTTGCATCCCCGCCAATTTGGCACAACGCAGCAACATATCGGTCGAGGTTCTGGGTGCCCTTGTGGGGCCGCGTACGCACCAGTTTCTGACGCTCTTTGCCGGAATTGTCGTGTTTGTCTTCATCGCGCTGATGGCGTGGCAGTTCATCCCTTATTCACTAAGGATGCACCAAAGCGGGCGTGTTACCTGGGTGCTGGCATGGCAGGTCTGGCCCTGGTGGAGTGCGGCGACAATCTTCCTGATTTTCGCCGCCTTTGTTCAGGCGCTGAATGTCATTAACGACATGGTCGGTCTGAACGCCGTTTTTCGCAACGGGAAACGCGGTAACGCGCCGGCGAAAGGCAATACTGTAGCAAAACAAACAGACAAAGGGGCCGAATAA
- a CDS encoding helix-turn-helix domain-containing protein gives MILQTVNRFNGAKPSEISEKTGIPRPSVYRLLETLAEMGLVTRDHFSNKWRPTLHVKSLSSGFRDEDWVCDIAVPHMIDLGRRVLWPIDLVTFRNYHVEVRESTHQISPYSVNHGMVGKQMPVLETSAGRAILAFMPDDERESLLALLSEVTGQRPPFIMVDGSLDIILKRVREMGVGFRMADFTPETGSISAPIWYEDRVFACVTLIWSTNSIKFARAVELYREDLLETAARISHDLVGALNKGEIARLRPIG, from the coding sequence TTGATCCTGCAAACAGTGAACCGCTTTAACGGTGCGAAACCTTCGGAAATTTCTGAAAAGACAGGCATCCCGCGTCCTTCAGTCTACAGGCTGCTGGAAACTTTGGCCGAGATGGGACTGGTCACGCGCGACCATTTTTCAAACAAATGGCGCCCGACGCTGCATGTGAAATCGCTTAGCTCGGGGTTTCGGGATGAGGATTGGGTTTGTGATATCGCTGTCCCGCACATGATCGATCTGGGTCGCCGGGTGCTTTGGCCGATAGACCTTGTTACGTTCCGGAACTACCATGTCGAGGTGCGTGAATCGACACACCAGATAAGCCCTTATTCGGTTAATCATGGCATGGTCGGAAAACAGATGCCGGTACTCGAAACGTCTGCGGGGCGGGCCATTCTGGCATTCATGCCGGATGATGAACGGGAGTCGCTTCTGGCATTGCTAAGCGAGGTCACGGGTCAGCGACCGCCATTCATTATGGTCGATGGCAGTCTTGACATCATCCTGAAGCGGGTACGCGAAATGGGTGTGGGTTTTCGGATGGCCGATTTCACACCGGAAACCGGCAGCATCTCAGCTCCCATCTGGTATGAAGACCGGGTTTTCGCATGCGTAACGCTGATCTGGTCGACGAACTCAATAAAATTTGCGCGCGCGGTTGAGCTGTATCGCGAGGATCTGCTGGAGACGGCTGCAAGGATTTCGCATGACCTTGTCGGGGCCTTGAACAAGGGCGAGATCGCGCGATTGCGCCCCATTGGCTAA
- a CDS encoding VOC family protein: MSITSLGYIGVNSKKRSDWEGFATGLLGMQKVDSGGAMSLFRMDDRKQRLIVTGEGEENLAFMGWEVDTPADLDALASRLENAGVAVTQQGAALADQRHVARLISFHDPDNNRIEVFCGPEIAKDPFLSGRPISGFKTGSLGMGHVVLHVENIEGLLSFYRDLLGFNVTDYGLTPYPLYFFHVNGRHHSFAMVGSGRKGVHHFMVELLSLDDVGQGYDIAQQRSEGVAYSLGRHSNDHMLSFYSNTPSNFFVEYGWGAQIVDPATWKPFETTQGPSTWGHERLHLPEDNPIRAEMREMRHQTARDGFRAPDPQPNCAWLGRVVNAG; this comes from the coding sequence ATGTCGATCACGTCACTTGGCTATATTGGAGTTAATTCAAAAAAGCGGTCTGACTGGGAAGGTTTTGCAACCGGGCTTCTGGGCATGCAGAAAGTCGACAGCGGCGGCGCGATGAGCCTGTTTCGCATGGATGACCGCAAGCAGCGCCTGATTGTCACCGGCGAAGGTGAAGAAAATCTGGCCTTCATGGGCTGGGAAGTCGACACCCCCGCAGACCTTGATGCGCTGGCGTCCCGGCTGGAAAATGCGGGTGTTGCCGTCACCCAGCAGGGCGCGGCGTTGGCAGACCAACGCCATGTTGCGCGCCTTATTTCCTTCCACGATCCTGACAATAACCGCATCGAAGTATTCTGCGGCCCTGAGATTGCCAAAGACCCGTTTCTGTCAGGCCGTCCGATATCGGGATTCAAGACCGGCTCGCTTGGTATGGGTCATGTGGTCTTGCACGTTGAAAATATCGAAGGGCTTTTGTCTTTCTACCGCGACCTTCTGGGCTTTAACGTCACCGATTACGGTCTGACGCCGTATCCGCTGTATTTCTTCCATGTCAACGGGCGCCACCACAGCTTTGCAATGGTTGGATCAGGGCGCAAGGGTGTGCATCATTTCATGGTAGAGCTGCTGTCACTGGACGATGTGGGACAAGGTTACGACATTGCGCAACAGCGTTCAGAGGGGGTGGCCTATTCACTGGGCCGTCACTCGAACGATCACATGCTAAGCTTTTATTCCAACACGCCATCAAATTTCTTTGTCGAATACGGCTGGGGCGCACAGATCGTCGATCCTGCCACATGGAAACCTTTTGAAACCACGCAGGGGCCATCGACCTGGGGCCACGAGCGGTTGCACCTTCCCGAAGACAACCCAATCCGGGCCGAAATGCGCGAAATGCGGCATCAAACCGCGCGCGACGGGTTCCGCGCGCCCGATCCACAGCCAAACTGCGCATGGCTGGGCCGCGTTGTGAATGCCGGATAG
- a CDS encoding fumarylacetoacetate hydrolase family protein, whose amino-acid sequence MRITSHVLPDGTFSYGRVNGTQIIDAGAALRARYPDLKALLAAGATSELDHADGASIDIAKATFLPTVPNPDKIICIGLNYVGHINETGRDRPAHPSIFTRYPQSFVGHGQPIVRPKVSDKLDYEGEFAVVIGKAGRAIPAGSALHHVAGYTCLNDGSIRDFQRHTTQFWAGKNFDRSGSIGPWLVTANELGDPTLPHMETRLNGNIMQTTSVGDLAFGIAELIAYVSTVCALCPGDIIATGTPSGVGLFRDPPVFMKQGDRVEVEISGIGILANDIIDET is encoded by the coding sequence TTGCGAATTACATCTCATGTGTTGCCGGACGGCACGTTTTCGTATGGCCGCGTCAACGGCACCCAGATCATTGATGCGGGCGCTGCGCTGCGCGCCAGATACCCGGATCTGAAGGCCCTTCTCGCGGCCGGTGCGACATCTGAACTTGACCACGCGGACGGCGCGTCGATTGACATAGCGAAGGCGACCTTTCTGCCAACGGTTCCAAACCCGGACAAGATCATCTGCATCGGCCTGAACTATGTGGGACATATCAACGAGACCGGGCGCGACCGGCCTGCCCATCCGTCGATCTTCACCAGATATCCTCAGTCCTTCGTAGGTCATGGCCAGCCAATCGTGCGGCCCAAGGTCTCTGACAAACTTGACTACGAGGGCGAGTTTGCGGTTGTTATCGGCAAGGCCGGGCGCGCTATACCGGCGGGTTCTGCCTTGCACCATGTTGCAGGCTATACCTGCCTGAATGACGGGTCCATCCGGGACTTTCAACGCCATACTACCCAGTTCTGGGCCGGAAAGAATTTTGATCGCAGCGGGTCTATCGGGCCTTGGCTGGTGACAGCAAATGAGTTGGGCGACCCGACCCTGCCGCATATGGAAACACGCCTGAACGGCAACATCATGCAGACCACCTCGGTGGGTGATCTGGCCTTCGGGATTGCCGAACTTATCGCCTATGTCTCAACCGTCTGCGCACTCTGTCCGGGGGATATCATCGCAACCGGCACCCCCAGCGGTGTGGGTCTGTTCCGCGACCCGCCCGTCTTTATGAAGCAAGGCGACAGGGTAGAGGTCGAAATTTCAGGCATCGGCATTCTGGCAAACGACATCATCGACGAAACCTAA
- a CDS encoding FAD-dependent monooxygenase, with protein MPKAITDVAIIGGGPVGLTAASLLGHLGIDCTLFERNKTTSFHPRGHVINTRSMEILRIIGLEEDINNASLPIERHAGIGFFTSLAGDKIGVIETRSNPEWRRIEQSQSPSLKRSCPQDRFEPILREHAGQYDTVSLHFDCNINKLSKDDDGVGLEWQAGNGATGTTRAKYVIAADGPRSDTRDAVGITMQGKSIGQQIGIYFHADLWDLVKDRPYLLYWIFNAKTSGVLISLDGRHRWTYNFGYSEDESREDFTEARCLDLLRAVIGTSGIDIDIKNIMPWRMQARIADQMSAGRVFIAGDAAHPLPPTGGQGMNTGITDVQNLVWKLNFVLQGKAPENLLSTYTTERRPVASFNVEQSARNAQAMARKGLSGMLANDSDLLANLEGPKGAANRAKLAEGIPEQRAHFDYPGQTFGFFYESELITPDGTPAPQMEVVTYSPNARPGHRAPHLPVRHKGRDMSVIDLFALDAFTLLTGPDGSIWRAAAQQLDDDTLPALNVYCVGDGQEVDANTESWCALYGSSPRGAVLVRPDGHVAWRATDDASGDGGELLAALWRATGQTGPAPTQALGKKVETDARS; from the coding sequence ATGCCCAAGGCAATCACGGATGTGGCGATTATCGGCGGTGGCCCCGTCGGGCTGACCGCCGCCAGCCTTCTTGGCCATCTTGGCATCGACTGCACGCTGTTCGAACGCAACAAGACCACGTCTTTCCACCCGCGTGGTCATGTGATCAACACGCGATCGATGGAAATTTTGCGCATAATCGGCCTTGAGGAAGATATCAACAACGCCTCTTTGCCAATCGAGCGCCACGCGGGCATCGGCTTTTTCACCAGCCTTGCCGGTGACAAAATCGGTGTGATCGAAACGCGCAGTAACCCCGAATGGCGCCGCATAGAGCAAAGCCAAAGCCCTTCGCTGAAGCGTTCATGCCCGCAGGACCGTTTTGAACCGATCTTGCGGGAACATGCGGGACAATACGACACCGTATCGCTACATTTCGACTGCAATATCAATAAATTGTCGAAAGATGACGACGGCGTTGGACTGGAATGGCAGGCAGGGAACGGTGCCACCGGCACGACACGCGCAAAATATGTCATCGCCGCAGACGGGCCGCGAAGTGACACTCGGGATGCGGTCGGCATCACGATGCAGGGCAAATCCATCGGGCAACAAATCGGCATTTATTTTCACGCCGATCTGTGGGACCTGGTCAAGGACCGTCCCTATCTGCTTTACTGGATATTCAACGCCAAAACATCGGGGGTTCTGATCTCGCTCGACGGGCGGCATCGCTGGACTTACAATTTCGGCTATAGCGAGGATGAAAGCCGTGAGGATTTCACCGAGGCGCGCTGTCTGGATCTGCTGCGCGCAGTAATAGGCACATCGGGTATTGATATCGACATAAAAAATATCATGCCATGGCGTATGCAGGCGCGTATCGCCGACCAGATGTCGGCAGGCCGGGTCTTTATTGCGGGTGATGCCGCGCATCCGCTGCCGCCGACCGGCGGTCAGGGCATGAATACCGGCATTACCGATGTGCAGAACCTTGTCTGGAAACTGAACTTCGTTTTGCAGGGCAAGGCGCCGGAGAACCTGCTGTCGACTTACACCACCGAACGGCGGCCCGTCGCCAGTTTCAATGTCGAGCAAAGCGCGCGCAATGCTCAGGCAATGGCGCGCAAGGGCTTGTCAGGGATGCTTGCCAATGACAGTGATCTTCTTGCCAATCTCGAAGGGCCAAAAGGCGCGGCAAACCGTGCCAAACTGGCCGAGGGTATCCCGGAGCAACGCGCACATTTCGACTATCCGGGCCAGACGTTCGGTTTTTTCTACGAATCCGAACTAATCACCCCGGACGGAACACCCGCCCCGCAGATGGAGGTTGTCACCTATTCGCCCAATGCGCGGCCCGGCCATCGTGCACCGCATCTGCCCGTGCGCCACAAAGGCCGTGATATGTCGGTTATCGACCTTTTCGCGCTTGACGCATTCACGCTTCTGACCGGCCCTGACGGTTCAATCTGGCGCGCCGCAGCGCAGCAACTGGACGATGACACCTTGCCTGCGTTGAATGTGTATTGCGTGGGTGACGGACAAGAGGTTGATGCAAACACCGAAAGCTGGTGCGCGCTTTATGGATCGTCCCCCCGTGGCGCTGTGCTGGTGCGACCCGATGGCCATGTTGCGTGGCGCGCCACAGATGATGCGTCTGGCGATGGCGGTGAACTGCTTGCGGCCCTCTGGCGTGCAACCGGCCAGACAGGTCCGGCCCCCACGCAGGCCCTTGGCAAGAAGGTCGAAACCGATGCGCGTTCCTGA
- a CDS encoding NAD(P)H-quinone oxidoreductase gives MRVPDTQTAIIITKAGGPGVLVPSRTPVPKPEDGQVLIRVSAAGVNRHDVHQRAAGRQSDGLAIPGLEVCGTVAALGNAVPDITVGARVMALVQGGGYGQYVLANAALVMPAPTSLSDIEAAAIPEAAFTTWWNFFGLMALQKDQFALIHGGTSGVGHIALQALSALGYKILATSGTEEKCAAARGFGADAAFLYSAPDLAAQVMAATGGRGISALVDVSAGAHLAQDLDMMAPDGTIAHLSGGGGAAINVPLSKIMARRIRITGSLLRPLPLERKARIADMIRKEVWPQLGTQIRPAIAHSFDFRDAAKAHSEMEKNTHIGKIMLTISHD, from the coding sequence ATGCGCGTTCCTGACACACAGACGGCCATCATTATCACGAAAGCCGGTGGGCCGGGCGTTCTTGTGCCTTCCCGCACGCCGGTCCCCAAACCGGAAGACGGGCAGGTTCTGATCCGCGTTTCGGCCGCTGGCGTCAACCGCCACGATGTGCATCAACGTGCCGCCGGCAGGCAGAGCGACGGGCTGGCCATCCCCGGACTGGAGGTCTGCGGCACAGTGGCGGCCTTGGGCAATGCGGTTCCCGATATCACTGTGGGGGCGCGTGTGATGGCCCTTGTCCAAGGTGGCGGCTATGGCCAGTATGTGTTGGCCAATGCAGCGCTTGTCATGCCCGCACCCACATCGCTTTCCGACATTGAAGCTGCGGCAATCCCAGAGGCTGCTTTTACCACATGGTGGAATTTCTTTGGGCTTATGGCACTTCAGAAGGACCAGTTTGCCCTGATTCACGGCGGGACCAGTGGCGTCGGGCATATTGCACTTCAGGCGTTGTCGGCGCTTGGTTACAAGATCCTCGCCACCAGTGGCACCGAAGAAAAATGCGCCGCCGCCCGTGGTTTCGGGGCGGATGCCGCTTTTCTTTATTCCGCCCCCGACCTTGCGGCGCAGGTTATGGCGGCAACCGGCGGGCGCGGCATCTCTGCACTGGTTGATGTTTCAGCCGGTGCACATCTGGCACAGGATCTGGACATGATGGCCCCCGACGGCACCATTGCCCATCTCTCGGGCGGGGGCGGGGCTGCGATCAATGTGCCGCTAAGTAAAATCATGGCGCGGCGGATACGGATCACCGGTTCGCTTCTTCGCCCACTGCCACTGGAACGGAAGGCCCGCATCGCCGATATGATCCGCAAGGAAGTCTGGCCACAACTGGGGACACAAATTCGCCCCGCCATCGCCCACAGCTTTGATTTCCGGGACGCTGCGAAGGCCCATTCCGAGATGGAAAAGAACACTCATATCGGAAAAATCATGCTGACAATCAGCCATGACTGA
- a CDS encoding glutathione S-transferase family protein has product MMKLYYAPGACSLGIHFLLEEVGAKYDAIAIDIKQGQQFTPDYARLNPKSKVPLLQRDDGSTLTEFGAIARWLASTTGAQTLQSTSLEEDIRITETLDYVVATLHMQGFSRILRPQKFTPNEADLDWVRQVGIEIVTKGFARLSAQLGQSPFIMGQRLSIADAALFYTLFWATKRVNLDLPQNLRDYYQRLSARPSARKVLQSEGLE; this is encoded by the coding sequence ATGATGAAACTTTATTACGCGCCCGGAGCCTGTTCGCTGGGAATTCACTTTCTGCTCGAAGAGGTTGGCGCCAAGTATGACGCGATCGCCATCGACATCAAGCAAGGCCAGCAGTTCACGCCTGACTACGCCCGCCTAAATCCGAAATCCAAGGTGCCGCTGTTGCAGCGTGACGATGGCAGCACCCTGACCGAATTCGGGGCTATTGCGCGTTGGTTGGCCAGCACGACCGGTGCACAAACGCTGCAAAGCACCAGCCTTGAGGAAGACATCCGCATAACCGAAACGCTGGACTACGTCGTGGCAACCCTTCACATGCAGGGCTTTTCGCGCATTCTGCGGCCCCAGAAATTCACCCCGAACGAGGCGGATCTGGACTGGGTCCGGCAAGTTGGCATTGAAATTGTAACCAAAGGGTTTGCCCGCCTGTCCGCACAACTGGGCCAGTCGCCCTTTATCATGGGCCAGCGCCTGAGTATTGCCGATGCTGCGCTTTTCTATACATTGTTCTGGGCCACCAAGCGGGTAAATCTGGACCTTCCGCAGAACCTGCGGGACTATTACCAGCGGCTCAGCGCACGGCCATCGGCACGCAAGGTTCTTCAATCAGAGGGTCTTGAATAA
- a CDS encoding HugZ family protein, translating into MKSYPFIPDREIPMDPQEGEPFNARAVACRLLRHSRNVALATIDRINGFPYSTVTNLSIEPDGSPVFYMSGLSHHGKNILADNRISMTLAEFNGSDVLRGSRLTLVGCASCLRDHERELSLARYRRKFFRATRYLELNDTLLVRMTVSDLFLNGGPAQYSDDLHLDSIRVSLRGAEMLTRHEEDLISFLEQNPDRLAPFLAKAGGVRRRWRLATIDPEGMDFASEDQNIRIAFNQRITTPEGLLRYLDGIRA; encoded by the coding sequence ATGAAAAGCTATCCCTTTATTCCAGACCGGGAAATCCCCATGGACCCGCAAGAAGGGGAACCTTTCAATGCGCGCGCCGTGGCGTGTCGATTGCTGCGCCATTCGCGAAATGTGGCTTTGGCAACGATTGACCGGATCAACGGGTTTCCCTACAGCACGGTGACAAACCTGTCGATAGAGCCGGACGGAAGCCCGGTTTTCTATATGTCCGGCTTGAGTCACCATGGGAAGAACATCCTTGCGGACAACCGCATTTCTATGACGCTGGCAGAATTCAACGGCAGCGATGTCCTGCGCGGCAGTCGTCTGACACTGGTGGGGTGCGCAAGCTGCCTGCGTGATCACGAGCGGGAACTATCGCTGGCGCGCTACCGCCGGAAGTTCTTCAGGGCAACCAGATACCTTGAACTGAATGACACATTGCTTGTCCGCATGACGGTAAGCGATCTTTTTCTGAATGGCGGGCCGGCCCAATACAGCGATGATCTGCACCTCGACAGTATTCGTGTTTCATTGCGGGGCGCTGAAATGCTGACGCGTCATGAAGAAGATCTGATTTCATTTCTGGAACAGAATCCTGACAGGCTGGCGCCTTTTCTGGCCAAGGCAGGCGGGGTCCGGCGGCGTTGGCGCCTTGCAACTATTGACCCCGAAGGCATGGATTTCGCCTCGGAAGATCAGAATATCCGCATCGCGTTCAACCAGCGCATAACCACACCAGAGGGGCTGCTTCGCTACCTTGATGGGATAAGGGCGTAA
- a CDS encoding TonB-dependent receptor domain-containing protein — MPTRNQGNYKTGEGSELPDGPNGRASTNSPRGGLAKIDIVPNNRHALKFGLRTYDNTFQNSSYEWDVRNRTWTADYHFTPDSPLIDLTVAAYYNDTNLNYPDATGSYAGRRTQEESYGVSITNRAQVPLASGSTVRLEYGLSWDRDDFQTHAMRGGNHPGKLDKASAFGEAEIDFDRFSLRGGLRYDYWRINGYRPPFAAGVADCPAGGAACGDEWAHRDGGRLLPKVGASYQVSPELTVHASYSHTLRPPTTHEAFFALVPFGDGVGSGMTNNLNLKPEFSRNLEFGVDYHGRNLWQPGDEATLRVSVFRNRIRDFIVNDFVDIPGVGFPRAMWINRDGTTTMKGVEVEGGYDSGAFYANFGVALSKTDDQPLGDGAGAGNGEGSALPKRTATLDIGVRPLDERLTLGAQVRYVGESAQAAYDWSQFPAGSYWSRSDPYTLVGLYGSYDISDVAQAFFTVENLFDKVYGYPGGSSEGYQAMTGRGRTFTGGLSMRF, encoded by the coding sequence ATGCCCACACGCAACCAGGGGAATTATAAAACCGGCGAGGGAAGTGAACTTCCCGACGGGCCGAACGGGCGCGCATCGACGAACTCGCCGCGCGGCGGACTTGCCAAGATTGATATCGTGCCAAATAACCGCCACGCGCTGAAATTCGGCCTTCGGACCTATGACAACACGTTTCAGAATTCGAGTTATGAATGGGATGTCCGCAACCGGACATGGACCGCAGATTATCACTTCACCCCTGACAGTCCATTAATCGACCTGACGGTCGCCGCATATTACAATGATACCAATCTGAACTATCCGGATGCCACTGGCAGCTATGCGGGGCGGCGCACACAGGAGGAAAGCTATGGTGTGTCGATCACCAACAGGGCGCAGGTGCCGCTTGCTTCCGGGTCCACGGTCCGGCTGGAATACGGGCTGAGTTGGGATCGTGATGATTTTCAGACCCATGCCATGCGGGGCGGGAACCATCCGGGCAAACTGGACAAAGCAAGTGCATTTGGCGAAGCAGAGATTGATTTCGACAGGTTCAGTCTGCGCGGTGGGCTGCGCTATGATTATTGGCGCATCAACGGCTACCGTCCGCCTTTTGCCGCAGGCGTCGCAGACTGTCCCGCAGGTGGCGCTGCCTGTGGCGATGAATGGGCGCATCGCGATGGGGGGCGTTTGTTGCCCAAGGTCGGGGCATCCTATCAGGTGTCCCCTGAACTGACTGTGCACGCAAGCTATTCCCATACATTGCGCCCGCCCACCACACATGAGGCGTTTTTTGCACTGGTCCCGTTTGGCGACGGGGTCGGAAGCGGGATGACCAATAACCTGAACCTGAAGCCGGAATTTTCCAGAAATCTGGAATTCGGTGTGGATTATCACGGCAGGAACCTTTGGCAGCCCGGTGACGAAGCGACACTTCGGGTGAGCGTCTTCCGCAACCGGATCAGAGACTTCATCGTCAACGATTTTGTTGATATCCCGGGGGTCGGTTTTCCGCGCGCGATGTGGATAAACCGCGACGGAACCACAACCATGAAAGGGGTGGAGGTTGAGGGCGGATATGATAGCGGCGCGTTCTACGCAAACTTTGGCGTCGCGCTAAGCAAGACCGATGACCAGCCCCTTGGCGATGGTGCAGGGGCCGGGAATGGTGAAGGGTCTGCATTGCCCAAACGCACTGCCACATTGGATATCGGCGTCCGCCCGCTGGATGAGCGGCTGACGCTGGGCGCGCAGGTCAGATATGTAGGTGAGTCGGCACAGGCGGCCTATGACTGGTCGCAGTTTCCCGCTGGCAGTTACTGGTCCAGAAGTGATCCGTATACACTTGTCGGGTTGTACGGCTCGTATGACATAAGCGACGTGGCGCAGGCCTTCTTCACTGTCGAAAACCTTTTCGACAAGGTCTATGGCTACCCCGGTGGCAGTTCTGAAGGGTATCAGGCGATGACCGGTCGGGGGCGAACATTCACTGGCGGGCTGAGTATGCGCTTCTAA
- a CDS encoding TonB-dependent receptor plug domain-containing protein, with translation MTTGLRASGSAIFIYMGTSALLGFHSLPAAAQVEDASTSQETTEAAPSTFLGRIVSPFAVQGIDRTVDSSDLQLRHQGDVQNALGSIPNVLTRQSPNQPGIEVNIRGMSGYGRVNSMIDGVPQNFRNIAGHEASGGNMLYVQPELLAGVDVTRGAVSGAKGSGTLTGAADFRTLSIDDVLRDGARQGGLARLKSGTNGHDLSGMLALGRRFDGLWGGDGRIDFLLAYAHTQPGEL, from the coding sequence ATGACAACTGGACTTCGCGCTTCTGGTAGCGCAATCTTCATCTATATGGGTACTTCAGCCCTGTTAGGGTTTCATTCATTACCTGCCGCAGCGCAGGTCGAGGATGCATCAACATCGCAGGAAACCACCGAAGCGGCACCATCTACATTTCTGGGCCGCATTGTTTCGCCATTTGCGGTGCAAGGGATCGACAGAACTGTAGACAGTTCGGATCTTCAACTGCGGCATCAGGGCGATGTCCAGAATGCGCTTGGCAGCATTCCAAACGTCCTGACGCGCCAAAGCCCCAACCAGCCGGGGATAGAGGTGAACATCAGGGGCATGTCCGGGTATGGGCGCGTCAATTCCATGATTGACGGGGTGCCACAGAATTTTCGCAATATCGCGGGGCACGAAGCCTCGGGCGGGAACATGCTGTATGTCCAGCCGGAACTGCTTGCGGGCGTGGATGTCACGCGCGGGGCCGTATCCGGTGCAAAGGGCAGCGGTACATTGACCGGTGCTGCGGATTTCCGCACCCTTTCCATTGATGATGTTCTTAGGGATGGCGCGCGTCAGGGTGGATTGGCGCGGTTGAAAAGTGGTACAAACGGGCATGACCTGTCCGGGATGCTGGCCTTGGGGCGGCGGTTTGACGGGCTGTGGGGCGGGGATGGGCGCATTGATTTCCTGCTGGCCTATGCCCACACGCAACCAGGGGAATTATAA